One part of the Luteibacter yeojuensis genome encodes these proteins:
- a CDS encoding DUF4157 domain-containing protein, translating to MARIPPVKADEQSRPRSAASSLAGDRPAQRRSEHAFGDSPRQLAQGQAVQRVQDSPMQVAQRRKTARADGLPDPLRTNMEAMSGVALDDVRVHRNSGKPAQMQAHAYAQGRDIYLGAGQEKHLPHEAWHVVQQAQGRVKPTRQMKEKVAVNDDTSLEREADIMGAKAMQLRAMPVQSLSAGAPSLGTNPVQRFINVTMGTNTTKKKSIVATGKVKKFKGGTTAGTRGWINVRKYRAWYSIEDDDDHENTGSVGPLQNAFTNPEAGHVLAKQNGGNGGDPENVFAQCGGTNNSLYKTFENGMRADLDKYDDDDTVTFKAYLVGTNMKEGVIADSGLSSASEISSDESSSDSSDSD from the coding sequence ATGGCACGCATCCCGCCGGTAAAGGCAGACGAGCAGAGCCGCCCGCGCAGCGCGGCGTCCTCGCTCGCCGGCGACAGACCGGCCCAGCGACGTTCGGAACATGCCTTCGGGGACAGTCCCCGACAGCTGGCCCAGGGACAGGCCGTCCAGCGTGTCCAGGACAGCCCGATGCAGGTCGCCCAGCGCCGGAAGACGGCGCGGGCCGACGGTTTGCCCGACCCGTTGCGAACGAACATGGAGGCCATGTCCGGTGTCGCATTGGACGACGTGCGCGTGCATCGCAACTCCGGCAAGCCTGCCCAGATGCAGGCGCACGCGTATGCGCAGGGGCGCGACATCTATCTCGGCGCGGGGCAGGAAAAGCACTTGCCGCATGAGGCGTGGCACGTCGTGCAGCAGGCGCAGGGACGGGTGAAGCCGACCAGGCAGATGAAGGAAAAGGTCGCGGTCAACGACGACACGTCGCTGGAGCGCGAGGCCGACATCATGGGCGCGAAGGCGATGCAACTCCGTGCCATGCCGGTCCAGTCCTTGTCCGCCGGCGCACCCAGCCTTGGCACGAACCCCGTGCAGCGCTTCATCAACGTGACGATGGGAACCAACACGACCAAGAAGAAATCCATCGTCGCCACCGGCAAGGTGAAAAAATTCAAGGGCGGGACGACGGCGGGCACCAGGGGCTGGATCAACGTGAGGAAATACCGCGCCTGGTACAGCATCGAGGACGACGACGACCATGAAAACACGGGCTCCGTCGGCCCCCTCCAGAATGCGTTTACCAACCCCGAGGCGGGACACGTGCTCGCCAAACAGAACGGCGGTAACGGCGGAGACCCGGAAAACGTATTTGCCCAATGCGGAGGCACGAACAACAGCCTGTACAAGACGTTCGAGAACGGCATGCGTGCCGACCTGGACAAGTACGACGACGACGATACGGTCACCTTCAAGGCCTACCTGGTCGGCACGAACATGAAGGAGGGCGTCATCGCGGACAGCGGACTCAGCAGCGCCAGCGAAATCTCGTCGGACGAGTCGTCCAGCGATTCCAGCGACTCCGATTAG
- a CDS encoding carboxypeptidase-like regulatory domain-containing protein, with the protein MKVMGYSKTFRHVAALAAIGIGAIAFAPAQGQGTTGSIFGHGPAGGTVTARSETGASRHGTINDSGRYRLSNVPMGTYTVTLEKDEKTLDTRKNIGITVGRGAQVDFACENDECEAKGG; encoded by the coding sequence ATGAAAGTGATGGGTTACAGCAAGACGTTCCGCCACGTGGCGGCGCTGGCGGCGATCGGCATCGGCGCGATCGCATTCGCACCGGCACAAGGCCAGGGCACGACCGGCAGCATTTTCGGCCACGGTCCGGCGGGCGGCACGGTGACGGCACGTAGCGAGACGGGTGCCTCGCGCCACGGCACGATCAACGATAGTGGCCGGTATCGTCTTTCCAATGTCCCGATGGGCACGTACACGGTGACGCTCGAGAAGGACGAGAAGACGCTCGACACCCGCAAGAACATCGGCATCACGGTGGGCCGTGGCGCCCAGGTGGATTTCGCTTGCGAGAACGACGAGTGCGAGGCGAAGGGAGGCTGA
- a CDS encoding GlxA family transcriptional regulator, which yields MRRDIAIVVFPGFQLLDAAGPIAVFEMAERFRPDSYTIAVVAPGGGVVRSSSGVCLTAEPVGRARFDTVIVAGGTLAKVEEGEPEIAALLGGETWRRAAGVCSGAFFLAEAGLLDDRLATTHWAAAGRFRELYPKVRLDADRMFIRDGKLWTSAGISAGIDLALALVEDDLGPGIARRAAQQLVVYQRRHGGQSQYSVLVEQGGKTGRFGELIGWMRARIAEPMTVERLAERAAMSPRNFSRAFVAEIGATPAKVVEGLRLEAARIAVETSHLHLDHIAASTGFGDSNRMRRAFVRSFGMSPQSLRRSTND from the coding sequence ATGCGACGCGACATAGCGATCGTCGTCTTTCCGGGTTTCCAGCTGTTGGATGCCGCCGGCCCCATCGCCGTGTTCGAGATGGCCGAGCGGTTCCGGCCGGACAGCTACACGATCGCGGTGGTGGCGCCGGGCGGAGGCGTGGTGCGCAGTTCGTCCGGCGTGTGTCTCACGGCGGAACCTGTCGGACGGGCGCGTTTCGACACGGTGATCGTGGCCGGAGGCACACTGGCAAAGGTCGAGGAAGGAGAGCCCGAGATCGCCGCCCTGCTCGGCGGCGAAACGTGGCGCCGCGCGGCGGGCGTCTGCTCCGGCGCCTTTTTCCTCGCGGAAGCGGGGCTGCTCGACGACCGGCTCGCCACGACGCACTGGGCTGCGGCCGGGCGTTTCCGGGAGCTTTATCCGAAAGTGCGCCTGGACGCCGACCGGATGTTCATCCGGGACGGCAAGCTCTGGACGTCGGCGGGCATTTCCGCCGGCATCGACCTCGCCCTGGCACTCGTCGAGGACGACCTCGGTCCCGGCATCGCCCGGCGCGCGGCGCAGCAGCTCGTCGTGTACCAGCGGAGGCATGGCGGGCAGTCGCAGTATTCCGTGCTGGTGGAGCAAGGCGGCAAGACGGGACGCTTCGGCGAACTGATCGGCTGGATGCGTGCGCGCATCGCCGAGCCGATGACGGTGGAGCGGCTGGCCGAGCGCGCCGCCATGAGTCCGCGGAATTTCTCCCGCGCCTTCGTGGCCGAAATCGGTGCCACGCCGGCCAAGGTCGTCGAAGGTCTGCGTCTGGAAGCCGCCCGCATCGCGGTCGAAACCAGCCACCTCCACCTGGACCACATCGCCGCCTCGACCGGTTTCGGCGATTCGAACCGCATGCGCCGTGCTTTCGTCCGCTCTTTCGGCATGTCGCCGCAGTCCCTGCGTCGAAGCACGAACGACTGA
- a CDS encoding response regulator: MKMRVVLGDDHAMMREGLVALLQQEPDIEVVGQASHGLELMRMARSLLPDVVIADVAMPMMGGIEVARRVRIELLSSRVLCLSATALHGQVLEALEAGALGYVLKNNGYGELTRAIRHAYRHQVFLSSELVAPVMNACRAGQSSGSDTAGQPLTWREREVTRLFAEGCSTREVASRLHISAKTVATHRSHVFRKLNIHSVADLTRYAVKEGMTSLG; encoded by the coding sequence ATGAAGATGCGTGTGGTACTTGGAGACGACCATGCCATGATGCGCGAGGGCCTCGTCGCCCTGTTGCAGCAGGAGCCGGACATCGAGGTCGTAGGGCAGGCGAGCCACGGATTGGAACTGATGCGGATGGCTCGAAGCCTGCTTCCGGACGTCGTGATTGCCGACGTCGCCATGCCCATGATGGGTGGCATCGAGGTGGCCCGGAGGGTACGCATCGAGTTGCTGTCGAGCCGTGTCCTGTGCCTGTCCGCCACGGCGTTGCATGGCCAGGTCCTGGAAGCACTGGAAGCCGGCGCGCTCGGTTATGTCCTCAAGAACAATGGCTACGGCGAACTGACCCGTGCCATTCGCCATGCCTACCGGCATCAGGTTTTCCTCAGCAGCGAACTGGTGGCCCCGGTGATGAATGCCTGCCGCGCAGGGCAGTCGTCCGGCTCGGACACGGCCGGCCAACCCTTGACCTGGCGGGAGCGGGAGGTTACGCGGCTGTTCGCCGAGGGCTGCTCGACACGGGAAGTCGCCAGCCGGTTGCATATCAGCGCCAAGACCGTGGCGACGCACCGCTCGCACGTATTCCGCAAGCTCAACATCCACAGCGTGGCCGATCTGACCCGCTATGCGGTCAAGGAAGGCATGACGTCGCTGGGCTAG
- a CDS encoding DUF4242 domain-containing protein, whose amino-acid sequence MPRYIVERAFPGGLDLPTNETGDRLCRKIVETNAEEGVTWVHSYVSLDRTHTFCVYDAPNPEAIREVARRNDLPVGGITEVSVLDPYFYLGIGQAGTPSVAKSRTRAPWLPFSYLAA is encoded by the coding sequence ATGCCTCGCTATATCGTCGAACGTGCTTTTCCCGGCGGTCTCGATCTCCCCACCAATGAGACCGGCGACCGCCTCTGCCGCAAGATCGTGGAGACCAACGCGGAAGAGGGTGTTACCTGGGTCCACTCGTACGTGAGCCTGGATCGCACGCACACCTTCTGCGTCTACGACGCTCCGAATCCCGAAGCCATCCGCGAGGTGGCGCGTCGCAACGATCTTCCCGTCGGCGGCATTACCGAGGTGTCCGTCCTCGACCCGTACTTCTACCTCGGTATCGGACAGGCCGGGACGCCGTCGGTGGCCAAGTCCCGCACCCGTGCGCCCTGGCTTCCCTTCAGCTACCTGGCCGCCTGA
- a CDS encoding VOC family protein gives MRLLPFVSACLACFGVAQMSVAATAPPATRLDHVLLWGRGIDEVTSVMSVKLGFQVRPGRNPGGVANRYIRFADSSFIELLGVTRPDPRFDPGMKEDREALKEGPGARTFGFRSASLDTLRDSLAALHYAVTPFFTGPDSKKPGWRLFAFDFDRPPLSSNTFFIDYSPDYAPDQFDPTNKDDYRVTREHPNGARKLSSIWLVSGDAEADRRQLEKMGFGHAVPVKLPEAGAKGFCVPVGPTALLALQPDGEGLAAQAMARGGPRILGLSYGVADLGRAQRWVERGYERTLATYRGVSGESVLAPTQDDLGLSIEFHAMQRRGSSCPQ, from the coding sequence ATGCGTCTGCTTCCGTTCGTTTCGGCGTGTCTCGCGTGCTTCGGCGTCGCACAGATGTCCGTTGCCGCCACGGCCCCGCCGGCCACCCGGCTCGACCACGTACTGCTCTGGGGTCGCGGGATCGACGAGGTCACATCGGTCATGTCGGTCAAGCTGGGTTTCCAGGTCCGGCCCGGCCGGAACCCCGGAGGCGTGGCCAACCGCTACATCCGTTTCGCGGACTCCAGCTTCATCGAACTGCTGGGCGTCACCCGGCCCGACCCGCGCTTCGATCCGGGGATGAAGGAGGACCGCGAGGCACTGAAGGAGGGTCCGGGAGCGCGCACATTCGGCTTCCGCTCCGCCTCGCTGGACACGCTGCGCGATTCGCTGGCTGCGCTGCACTACGCCGTCACACCGTTCTTCACCGGTCCCGACAGCAAGAAGCCGGGGTGGCGCCTGTTCGCCTTCGACTTCGACCGCCCGCCGCTGTCGAGCAATACCTTCTTCATCGACTATTCGCCCGATTACGCGCCCGACCAGTTCGATCCCACCAACAAGGACGATTACCGCGTGACGCGCGAGCATCCGAACGGTGCGCGCAAACTCTCCTCGATCTGGCTCGTCTCCGGCGATGCCGAGGCCGATCGCAGACAACTCGAGAAGATGGGTTTCGGCCACGCCGTCCCGGTGAAACTGCCGGAGGCCGGCGCGAAAGGATTCTGCGTGCCGGTCGGACCCACGGCGCTGCTGGCACTCCAGCCCGACGGCGAGGGCCTCGCCGCGCAGGCCATGGCAAGGGGCGGCCCGCGCATCCTCGGCCTCAGCTACGGCGTCGCCGACCTCGGACGCGCGCAGCGCTGGGTCGAGCGCGGCTACGAGCGCACGCTCGCGACCTATCGCGGCGTCTCCGGCGAATCCGTGCTGGCACCCACGCAAGACGATCTCGGCCTGTCGATCGAGTTCCATGCGATGCAGCGGCGCGGATCGTCGTGCCCTCAGTGA
- a CDS encoding AAA family ATPase yields the protein MELIERDYALQRLHDAVEQAGRGSGHVVLISGEAGIGKTALVRHLMRDAGDVHRVLWGSCEALFSPRPLGPVYDMAEALDADVQAMLGTDGQRARLFSAILANLQKSPRTTLLILEDLHWADTATLDLVKFLARRIQPVHAVLVLTYRDDEIGDRHPLRTVFGDLPADVAMRVPLLPLTEAGVARMAQASGCADEGIFATTGGNPFFVTEVLRSEGVPASVRDAVLARAARQPPSVRALLDLIAIVPARVEVATVDAVLAPLAEDISTTLASGLVTAADGWYAYRHELARMAMEEALAPHVAAALHAHMLSFLEASDGEVPMARLVHHAAGAGDAAAVLRYASAAAEEAISHHSHCEAAKLYGVALTHASALPPREQAELLGRRSYQCYLTDQAEEAMCASLRALAIWRDLGERTQEGRTLRWLSRLQWFAGRNREAEAYADQAVALLEQLEEGSEFAWALSNRAQLYMLAGRTGDAVAWGTRAIGLAKRIGDTEALCHATNNVGTAMLAHGETNGRALLEESLSMALAHGYSEHVARAYVNLASTEVTRRDYEVAARTIQEATTYFAERELDSWANYVLAWKARLDFEQGRWNDAARLAGQLIVRDAVAPVTRIPAMAVLARIRLRRGDPGAAELIDEASALASTTGELQRLAPIAAARAEAAWLRGDAGLGDDWVRRTYEMAEHLGDRRELGELGFWCWKLGEGKGTYREVDDPYGMQCDGDWRAAAAAWTRLGCPFMRAMALWDGDEDSKLEALAIFEGLGACATARLCRARLRQAGVRGVMRGPRATTAANPAGLTTRECHVMSLLASGLSNAEIAQRIVRSEKTVEHHISNILRKLDVCSRGEAVAAASRLGLTDRQA from the coding sequence GTGGAACTCATCGAACGCGATTACGCCCTGCAGCGCCTGCACGACGCGGTCGAGCAGGCAGGGCGGGGCTCGGGGCACGTCGTCTTGATCAGCGGCGAGGCGGGCATCGGCAAGACCGCGCTCGTCCGGCATCTCATGCGCGACGCCGGTGATGTCCATCGCGTGCTGTGGGGAAGCTGCGAGGCGCTGTTCTCGCCTCGCCCCTTGGGTCCTGTCTACGACATGGCGGAAGCGCTCGACGCGGACGTACAGGCCATGCTCGGCACCGATGGGCAACGCGCGAGGCTGTTCAGCGCGATCCTCGCAAACCTGCAGAAGTCGCCGCGTACCACGCTCCTGATACTCGAAGACCTGCACTGGGCCGATACGGCCACGCTGGATCTCGTGAAATTCCTGGCCCGGCGCATCCAGCCGGTGCATGCGGTGCTGGTGCTTACCTACCGCGACGATGAGATAGGCGACAGGCATCCGTTGCGTACCGTGTTCGGCGACCTGCCGGCGGACGTGGCGATGCGCGTCCCACTGTTGCCGCTGACGGAGGCAGGCGTGGCACGCATGGCCCAGGCATCGGGATGCGCCGACGAAGGCATCTTCGCGACGACCGGAGGAAATCCGTTCTTCGTCACCGAGGTATTGAGGTCGGAAGGCGTTCCGGCCAGCGTGCGCGACGCCGTGCTCGCGCGCGCCGCGCGGCAGCCGCCCTCGGTGCGAGCGCTCCTGGACCTGATCGCGATCGTGCCCGCACGCGTGGAAGTCGCCACCGTCGACGCCGTTCTCGCCCCTCTGGCCGAGGACATCTCCACCACCCTCGCATCGGGGCTGGTCACGGCCGCCGACGGCTGGTACGCGTACCGGCACGAGCTGGCGCGAATGGCGATGGAAGAGGCTCTGGCTCCGCATGTTGCCGCGGCGCTGCACGCGCACATGCTGTCGTTCCTCGAAGCGAGCGACGGCGAGGTTCCCATGGCGCGGCTCGTGCATCATGCGGCCGGCGCGGGCGATGCCGCCGCAGTACTGAGATATGCTTCCGCCGCCGCGGAGGAAGCGATCTCGCATCATTCCCACTGCGAGGCGGCGAAACTCTATGGCGTGGCGTTGACCCACGCCTCGGCACTGCCGCCGCGCGAACAGGCGGAACTGCTGGGACGCCGCTCCTACCAGTGTTACCTCACGGACCAGGCGGAAGAAGCCATGTGCGCAAGCTTGCGTGCGCTGGCCATCTGGCGCGACCTCGGCGAGCGTACGCAGGAAGGGCGCACCTTGCGCTGGTTGTCGCGCCTGCAATGGTTCGCCGGACGCAACCGCGAGGCCGAAGCCTATGCGGACCAGGCGGTGGCTCTGCTCGAGCAACTGGAGGAGGGCAGCGAGTTTGCCTGGGCACTCAGCAATCGCGCGCAGCTGTACATGCTGGCCGGGCGCACCGGCGACGCGGTGGCATGGGGAACCCGCGCCATCGGGCTCGCGAAGCGCATCGGCGACACGGAAGCCTTGTGCCATGCCACGAACAACGTGGGGACGGCCATGCTCGCCCATGGCGAGACGAATGGCAGGGCACTGCTCGAGGAAAGCCTTTCCATGGCGCTGGCGCATGGCTACAGCGAACATGTGGCACGGGCATACGTCAATCTGGCGAGCACCGAGGTCACACGGCGCGACTATGAGGTAGCGGCACGCACCATCCAGGAGGCCACCACGTACTTCGCCGAGCGCGAACTCGATTCCTGGGCGAACTACGTGCTGGCCTGGAAAGCGCGGCTGGATTTCGAGCAGGGCCGCTGGAACGATGCAGCCCGGCTCGCCGGCCAGCTCATCGTCCGCGATGCGGTGGCGCCGGTGACGCGCATTCCCGCGATGGCCGTCCTGGCGCGCATCCGCTTGCGCCGTGGCGATCCCGGCGCCGCCGAACTCATCGACGAAGCCAGCGCACTCGCCAGCACGACGGGCGAACTGCAGCGCCTGGCGCCCATCGCGGCGGCGCGCGCCGAAGCGGCATGGTTGCGCGGCGACGCAGGTCTCGGCGACGACTGGGTACGGCGCACGTATGAGATGGCGGAGCACCTTGGCGACCGCCGCGAGCTGGGTGAGCTGGGCTTCTGGTGCTGGAAGCTCGGAGAAGGCAAGGGGACTTACAGGGAGGTCGACGATCCCTACGGCATGCAATGCGACGGCGACTGGAGGGCCGCCGCCGCGGCCTGGACCCGTCTTGGCTGCCCTTTCATGCGAGCGATGGCCTTATGGGACGGCGACGAGGACAGCAAGCTCGAAGCCCTGGCGATCTTCGAGGGCCTGGGGGCCTGCGCCACGGCGAGGCTTTGTCGGGCTCGGTTGCGACAGGCCGGCGTGCGTGGCGTGATGCGGGGTCCGAGAGCCACGACCGCCGCGAATCCCGCCGGTCTCACCACGCGCGAATGCCATGTGATGAGCCTGCTTGCCAGCGGACTGTCGAACGCCGAGATCGCACAGCGCATCGTCCGTTCGGAGAAAACCGTCGAGCACCATATTTCGAACATCCTGCGCAAGCTGGATGTGTGCTCCAGGGGCGAGGCCGTCGCTGCGGCGAGCCGGCTCGGCTTGACGGACCGTCAAGCCTGA
- a CDS encoding DUF308 domain-containing protein — MNFLQRFYFLRAAVAFVWVALVIVLSRLQAPAAVTGALLVLYPSWDAAANMLDARCSGGLRANPGQRLNAAVSLATALALAVALVVGGNAGGVLIFGIWALLSGLLQLFVGIRRRALGGQAFMMISGGQSALAGVVMTIQAFGKAPTIAQLAPYAAFGGLYFLLAALRLAFRRTSPAPQG; from the coding sequence ATGAACTTCCTTCAACGTTTTTATTTCCTGCGCGCCGCAGTGGCCTTCGTCTGGGTCGCACTGGTGATCGTTCTCTCCCGGCTCCAGGCACCCGCTGCGGTCACCGGCGCGCTGCTCGTGCTTTATCCGTCCTGGGATGCCGCGGCGAACATGCTCGATGCGCGCTGTTCGGGTGGCCTGCGTGCCAATCCGGGCCAACGACTGAACGCCGCGGTCAGTCTGGCCACCGCGCTTGCTCTGGCCGTTGCCCTCGTCGTGGGAGGAAACGCCGGTGGCGTATTGATCTTCGGCATCTGGGCCTTGTTGTCGGGCCTGCTCCAGCTATTCGTCGGGATCCGGCGCCGCGCTCTGGGCGGACAGGCATTCATGATGATCAGCGGCGGCCAATCGGCCCTTGCGGGCGTGGTGATGACCATCCAGGCCTTCGGCAAGGCGCCGACGATCGCGCAGCTCGCACCTTATGCGGCCTTTGGCGGCCTCTACTTCCTGCTGGCGGCACTGCGGCTGGCCTTCAGGCGAACGAGCCCGGCGCCGCAGGGCTGA
- a CDS encoding NADP-dependent oxidoreductase, translating to MPEQSMQAAWIADPIGGDFSIRVGDTKAPAPRDDGFLVAVEAVGLTFAEPTWATNGTLPLPDGSKRPLPVIIGHEFAGRVAFAGANTSGFAVGDPVFGLIDFWRNGAAAELASVLPGEIARMPDGVTSVDACTLPIGALTAWQALFDHARLAKGETVLIHGGAGAVGAFAIQIARDAGARVVATVKGKDAVSLCLALGAEHAIDTDVERFEDVAGAVDVVFDTVGHDLLERSWAFLPRGGRLVTISGEAEDAPSPERAAALGIEAYWFIVKPDPGQLGQIVAMVADGRIVVQIDREYPLSEAPRAFMEANDRPRRGKTVLVVRE from the coding sequence ATGCCAGAGCAATCTATGCAAGCCGCATGGATCGCCGATCCCATCGGCGGCGACTTTTCGATCCGCGTTGGCGATACGAAGGCGCCGGCGCCCCGCGACGACGGCTTTCTGGTCGCTGTCGAGGCCGTGGGCCTCACCTTTGCCGAGCCGACCTGGGCCACGAACGGCACGCTACCGTTGCCGGACGGATCGAAGAGACCGCTGCCGGTGATCATCGGGCACGAATTCGCCGGCCGCGTGGCTTTTGCCGGCGCGAATACGTCCGGCTTCGCCGTCGGCGACCCGGTGTTCGGCCTGATCGATTTCTGGCGGAACGGTGCGGCGGCCGAGCTGGCGAGTGTCTTGCCGGGCGAGATCGCCCGCATGCCCGACGGCGTGACCAGCGTCGATGCCTGTACCCTTCCCATCGGCGCGCTCACGGCGTGGCAGGCCTTGTTCGATCATGCGAGGCTGGCGAAAGGCGAGACCGTGCTGATTCACGGCGGCGCCGGAGCGGTCGGCGCCTTCGCCATCCAGATCGCGAGGGATGCCGGCGCCCGGGTGGTCGCGACGGTGAAGGGAAAGGACGCGGTGTCCTTGTGTCTCGCGCTCGGTGCCGAACACGCGATCGACACGGACGTCGAACGATTCGAGGATGTCGCGGGGGCGGTGGACGTCGTGTTCGACACCGTGGGCCACGACCTCCTCGAACGCAGCTGGGCATTCCTGCCGCGCGGTGGCCGGCTCGTGACGATTTCCGGCGAGGCGGAAGACGCGCCATCGCCCGAGCGTGCGGCCGCCCTCGGCATCGAAGCGTACTGGTTCATCGTCAAGCCCGACCCCGGGCAGCTGGGCCAGATCGTCGCCATGGTGGCGGACGGCAGGATCGTCGTGCAGATCGATCGCGAATATCCCCTGTCCGAAGCTCCGAGGGCCTTCATGGAGGCGAACGACAGGCCGCGGCGCGGAAAGACCGTGCTCGTGGTGCGCGAGTGA
- a CDS encoding TetR/AcrR family transcriptional regulator: MNTRDRLVDSARYLIQTRGYNGFSYADVAEQVQVRKASIHHHFPAKADLARAAVEQSRAGIVEQIRLLEEAAFDPLRQLQFYTGYWEKCIADASAPFCVAGMLACELPSLPEDLADGVRAHFRDLSHWLETVLTAGAQAGVFHLKGAASAEAESFMSTVYGAMLTARAYGEPAKFSGIVQAALRRLLQA, from the coding sequence ATGAATACCCGCGACCGACTCGTCGACTCGGCCCGCTACCTGATCCAGACCCGCGGCTATAACGGCTTCAGCTACGCGGACGTCGCGGAGCAGGTCCAGGTCCGCAAGGCGAGCATCCATCACCACTTCCCGGCCAAGGCCGATCTAGCGCGAGCGGCCGTCGAGCAGTCGCGTGCCGGCATCGTCGAACAGATCCGGCTGCTCGAAGAGGCGGCTTTCGATCCGCTCAGGCAGTTGCAGTTCTATACGGGCTACTGGGAGAAGTGCATCGCCGACGCATCCGCGCCCTTCTGCGTGGCGGGCATGCTCGCCTGCGAACTGCCATCGCTGCCCGAGGATCTTGCCGACGGTGTTCGTGCCCATTTCCGCGACCTGTCGCATTGGCTCGAGACCGTGCTCACGGCAGGCGCACAGGCCGGCGTCTTCCATTTGAAGGGAGCGGCCAGCGCCGAAGCCGAATCATTCATGTCGACGGTGTACGGCGCGATGCTGACCGCCCGTGCCTATGGCGAACCGGCCAAGTTCTCGGGCATCGTGCAGGCGGCCTTGCGGCGACTGCTTCAGGCTTGA